The segment CTCCGTCATCACGTCGATGATCCGGTTCGCGAAGTTCTCCTTTTCATCCGCCCAATCTGCGTCCTTCAGCGAGTAAGGAGCGTACTGGCAGAAGATACTCATGACGTGCTTGCCGTCGGGCGTCAAGCTGTCGTCGACCGCAGACTGGATCGTGCATTCGAGCATCGGGTTCTGCGAATACCAGCCGTACTTGCAGTCGTCGAACGCGCGCTCAAGGTACTCCACTGTCGGTGAGATATGGATCGTGCCTTTGTGCTGCGGCCCGACGGTTTTTCCAGGCGCGGCTATGAAATCCGGAAGCTCGGAAAGGGCCAAGTTCATCTTGGCCGTGCCCGACTTGTAGTCGATGTTCTTGACTGCCGCCAGAAAATCCTCAGGCAGTTGGTCCGCTGACATCAGCCTTACGAACGTCATGTGCAGATCGACGGTAGAAACCACGCAACGCGCCCGGTAGTCCTCTCCGCTGTCCAAGACGACGCCGACTGCCGCTCCGTTTTCGGTGATGATCCGAGCAACAGGCGATCCGGTCTTGATCTCGACACCAAGCGAACGGCACGCTGCGGCGATCGAATCGCTCAGCCCGCCCATGCCTCCGCGCACGTAAGCCCAGACGCCTCGAACCCCGTCCGTCTCTCCCATAACGTGGTGCAGCAGCACATACGCAGTGCCGGGGGAGTACGGCCCGGCCATCGCGCCGATCACGCCGTCGGTGACCAGCGTAGACTTCAGCGCTTCTGACTCGAACCACCTGTCAAGGAAGTCGGCCGCTGAGAGCGTGAAAACGTCTGCGGTGTCTTGCAGAAATCCCGGGCCGAGCTTCTTCGCTTTCATTCCCATTTTGGCTAGGCTGAGAACATCGCCGGGCTTGCCGGACATTGCGGACGGTGGAGGCTGATCCCAGGTCGGCTCGACGAAGCTGACGATCCGGTCGAGCATCGCTTCGTACTTTGGATACGCCTCGGCGTCCTTGGTAGAGAACTTGGCGATCTCCTTTTGGTTCTCCTGCATGTCCGCGCCGAGCATCAGATGGCTGCCATCCGGGAACGGTGAAAAGCTGGCTGGCTGGCGCGGTATGAACTCCAGGCCGAAGGACTTCAGTTCGAGGTCCCTGATGATCTTCGGTCGGAACAGGGAGTTTACGTACGACGCGCGCGAGCACTTGTAGCCGGGGAAAATCTCCTCGGTGACCGCAGCCCCGCCGACGATGTCACGACGTTCCAAGACGATGACCTTCTTGCCGGCTTTGGCCAGGTATGCCGCACACACGAGGCCGTTGTGGCCAGCGCCAATGATAATCGCATCGTAAGTCACGTAGTGGTCACCAGTCTCAGATTGTGACACCGCAACGTCGTAGTGTGCGTCGACGAGCGGAGTGGGCCGTTCTTTCGCGCAGAAGAGCGCCAGAGCGTATTGGGCGCAGCTTGTGAGAGTGCCAAAATCGAAGAAAAGGACAGTCCGCGCAGAGAATAGTCCCGCCGTATGACGGGCGTCATATGGGCGGCTTTCGGAGGCTCGCAGAATGAGAGTGAAGATGGAGTCTGCACATGCAAAGCCTGAAACTGTATTGCAGGGCGAGGCAGAATTGGCCGACCAACTCTGAATACGGTTTCCACCGGCTAACGAAATGTGTGCGATCCATGGCACGGCTCAATTAGCTGGAAATGAGCCACTATTCGACTCCATTTGACGACAACGCAGTTCGATAGCGACCAGCGGTCGCACAGGGCTCAAACAGCCGATGAATTGGAATGTGGCGCAGGGTGCGCCGGACAGGACACCAGTCCATGATGTGCGACTCAAGGAAGTCCCATCATGAACGTTGAAGTAGAAACCTCGAAGAGAATCACCGACGTACAGGAGGAGGCTTCTGCCTGGGATGCGCTGCTCGACAAATCCCAGGCGGGTGAGCGCCTTACCCCGCTCAAAGTCCTCCAAGGGCAGCCAGTCGGGCGGCGAACCGCGCTGAAGCGTTTCGCGAGCACAGTTTTCGGCGTGCTCGCCGCACCGCTCGTGCTGGGTGAGGCGGAAGATGACGCGCTGGCCACGGTCTCGCTAGACTCGATGCCGGCCTTGCCTGATCCAACCCTCGGCGAAGACATCTTGATCCGCATGATGCGCGAGCTTCGAACGGCCTTGAAAAAGCCAGTCGAAGAGCGCCGCTGGGTCATGGTGATCGACCTGCAAAAATGCATCGGATGCCATTCGTGCACCATCGCGTGCGTGGTCGAGAACAAACTTCCGCCCGGGGTTGTGTACCGGCCGGTCATTGAAGAGGAGATCGGCACTTACCCGAACGTTGGTCGGCGATTCCTTCCGCGTCCCTGTATGCAGTGCGACGAACCGCCCTGCGTGCCCGTCTGCCCGGTCGGAGCGACCTGGAAGGCTGTGGACGGCGTGGTCCACATCGACTACAACAAGTGCATCGGATGCCGTTACTGCATCACCGCTTGTCCGTACGGCGCTCGCACGTTTGACTTTGGCGAGCACTACACGGACGACACCCCCTTTATCGCAGAGCATGAGAAAATGCCTTCCTATGAGTACGGAAAGAACTGGACTCGGGAAGACGATAAGTCGCCAGTCGGCAACGTCCGAAAGTGCCACTTCTGCCTGCATCGCGTAAGAGAGGGCAAGCTGCCGATGTGCGTATCGAGCTGCATCGGTCGGGCGACGTACTTCGGTGACGCCAACGATGAGGAGAGCCTCGTGGCCGAGCTGATCAGCAAGCCCAACGTCATGCGCTTGAAGGAGGAGTTAGGCACGAAGCCTCGCGTCTACTATCTCACATAGGAGTCAGAGAATGTCAACGATCACGAATACCTTATCCCTTCAAACAAAGAAGGCGGCAATTTGGCCAAAGATCATGTGGCTCGTGCTGTTCATCATCGGATCGATCGCGGTTGTCCAGCGGTTCACCCAAGGCCATTTGCTGACGAACTACGGCAGCTATGTTCCCTGGGGGCTTTGGGTCTCGGCGTACATGTGGCTTGTAGGACTGTCCGCTGGCGCTTTCCTGTTCTCTAGCCTGCATTACGTCTTCGGTGTCGAGAGACTTGAAAGAGTCAGCAAGTTTGCACTTCTCACGGCGTTGGTGACTCTGATCTGTGCGCTTGTCGCAATCCTGTTCGACCTCGGACAGATGTGGCGGTTTTATCGGATATTCACAAGTCCGAACTTCAGTTCGATGATGACCTGGATGGTATGGCTGTACACGGCTTATGCGATCCTGTTGGTATCAGAACTGTACTTGGTCTTGAAGAAGCCGAATGAGAAACGGAAGATCCGGATAATCGCCTCTGTAGGTTTGCCGTTGGCCGTCGCATTCAGCGGCGGTGCCGGCGCGCTGTTCTCAACTGTTGCAGCGCGCCCGACTTGGCACAGCCCGATGATGCCGATCCTCTTCTTGACCGGCGCGCTGGTCTCGGGCGGCGGACTCCTGCTGCTCATCGTCGGCCTTTACGGAAAGATCGAGGCTGAGACCCGCCGCAAGATCGCCATGTACATTGCGAAGCTCGTGGCCGGCTTCCTCATCTTCGATCTTCTGCTCGAATGGGCGGAGTTCTCGATCCCCATGTGGTACGGCGTAGGGCACGAGTTCGAAGCGCTGCGAATGGTGCTGTTCGGACAGTTCTGGTGGGTGTTCTGGGTGGTTCATCTTCTCATCGGAAGCCTGATTCCGCTCTACATCTTGCTTCGCAGCAAGAGCACCAAAGCACTTGCGTTCGCCGGCTCGCTGATCGCAGTGACCTTCATGGCAGTGCGCCTCAACATCGTGATTCCGGCGTTCATGACTCCGGAGCTGGAGGGGCTCCAGAACTCGTTCACGGGCGACCGCCTTCAGTTCGCATACGTCCCAAGCCTGCACGAGTGGCAGGTACTCCTGTTCATCGTCTGTGCGGGGTTCGCGATGTTCTACGTCGGCAGCAGAGTGCTCGGCAACAACGCGGGCGACGGGCAGGCGAGCGACCTAATCTATGAGGAGAAATAAGAAAACCCAGGTGAGTGAAAACGTCATGTCAAAGAAGAAAGCAGAAACTCCGAAACTGTCGCGACGCGACCTCCTCACGTCGACGGTGCTATTGGGCAGCGGTGCGCTTGTCGCAGGCTGCGATAGGGCTAGAATCATGGGATGGGGAGGCGAGGTCGGCGACTACGATCTCAACAACCCCGAGAACATCATCAACACGGTCTGCCTACAGTGCAACACGGGATGCGGCATCAAGGTCAAGTTCCACGACGGCGTGGCCTCGAAGATCGACGGCAACCCGTTGGCGCCTCAGTGCCTCTACCCGCACCTGCCGGCGAACACCTCTCCGTGGGACATGGCAGGCATCGACGGCGCCATCTGTCCGAAGGGGCAGGCCGGCCTGCAGTCCGTCTACGACCCATATCGGATCCGCAAGGTCCTCAAGCGCGCCGGCAAACGCGGCGAGAACAAGTGGGAGAGCATCGAGTTCGACCAGGCAGTCACCGAGATCGTCAGGGGCGGAAAACTGTTCAGCAAAGTCCCCGGCGAGGAGAACCGCCACGTCGAGGGCCTGGACGAGATCATGGCCCTGAAGGATCCAGTCGTCGCCAAGTCGCTCGCCTCGGACATCACCGCTCTGACAAGGAAGATCAGGAATCTTCGGAAGGCGAACGGAGTCGATGCGGACGTCACGCCGCTCGTCGAGGAGTTCAAGGCCAAGCACCGGGATCACCTCGACGTCCTGATCGACCCTGACCATCCTGACCTCGGTCCCAAGAACAACCAGTTGGTGTTCAACTGGGGTCGCTTGAAGCACGGAAGGTCCGACTTCATCAAGCGGTTCGTCAACGATTCGTTCGGCTCCACGAACACGCACGGCCACACGACCGTCTGCCAGGGAAGCCTGTACTTCACAGGCCAGGCGATGATCCAGCAGTTCGGCTATGACAAAGCGTTCCAGAAGGCCGACTGGATCGGGACGAAGCACCTGTACTGGCAGGCGGACACTGGCAACTGCGAGTTCATCCTGTTCATCGGCGCGTCCCCGTTCGAGGGGAATTACGGGCCTCCGGGCCGCACGCCGCGCATCGTGAACAACATCAAGAGCGGAAAGATGAAGATCGCGGTTGCAGACCCGCGGTTCTCGAAAACTGCGGCGAAGGCGTGGAAGTGGCTGCCGATCAAGCCTGGCCACGAGTGCGCGTTCACGCACGCTATGATGAGATGGATCATCGAGAACAAACGGTACGACGCGAAGTACCTTTCGTGCGCGAACAAAGCCGCTGCGGACGAATCGGGCGAGCCCACTTGGTGCAACGCCTCCTGGCTCGTCAAGATCGGCGCAGACGGCAAGCCCGGGGCATTGCTGCGAGGCCACGAAATCGGTCTGGGAGCGCCGGAGCGGCGGACCGAGGGCGACGTGGAGTACGACTATCCATCGTTCGTCGTCCTGCAGAGCGGGACGCCGAAGGCGTTCGACACGAACGACAAGACGAACCCTGTGTACGGCGACGTCCTAGGGACGAAGACGTTCACCGGCACAGACGGCAGGACCTTCACGGTGAAGACCGCCTGCCAAGTCCTGCTCGAGTCCACACAGGAGCACACGATCGAAGAATGGGCCGACATCTGCGGCCTGAAGGCCGATGACATCGTCGACGTCGCGCGCGAGCTTACGAGCCACGGCAAGAAGGCGTGCGTCGACAGCCACCGCGGCGTCAGCCAGCACACGAACGGGTACTACAACGTCCTGTCCGCTTTCTCGATCAGCCTGCTCGTAGGCAACTACGATTGGAAGGGCGGCTTCATCAAGAAGCACTCTTGGAACGAGGACGGCACCAAGTACGGCGGGCAGCCGTTCCAGTGGAAGTCCACGCACGACGGCAAGATGAAGAAGATGGGGATCTCCATCATCCGGCACTTGGTCAGGTACGAGGACACGACGCTTTTTGAGGGGTATCCCGCGAAGCGTCCGTTCTACCCGTTGGCGACCGACATCTACCAGGAGATCATCCCGAGCATGGGCGACGGATACCCGTATCCGTGCAAGTGCCTGATCACCTACATGGGCTCGCCCGTATACGCGCTGCCGGCCGGTGACAAACTGATCCCGATCCTGACCGACACGAAGAAGATTCCGCTGTACATCGCCAACGACATAGTGGTCGGCGAGACTTCGATGTACGCCGACTACATCTTCCCCGACCTGTCCTACCTGGAGCGGTGGGAGTTTCAAGGGAGCCACCCGTCGTTCGCGAACAAGATCGCTCCGGTGCGCCAGCCGGCGGTCTCCCCGATTCCTGAGGAGGTCACCGTCTTCGGAGAGAGGCAGCCGATCTCGCTCGAGTCGATGCTGATGGCGTTCGCTGAGAAGCTGGGCAGCTCAGGCTTCGGTCCCGATGCGCTCGGTCCTGGAATGGACCTGACTAGGCAAGAGCACCTGTATCTCAAGATAGTCGCAAACATCGCGGCTGGCGAGAAGGAGGGCCAGATGCTCCCGGACGCGAGCAAGGAGGAGATGGCGCTGTTCGAGAAGGCCCGAAGGCACCTCCCGCCAAGCGTGTACGACGTAAACGTCTGGAAGGCGGCTGTCGGCGAAAAGGTGTGGCCGAAGGTCGTGTACGTCCTCAACCGGGGCGGACGATGGGAGGACTTCGAAGACGGCTACGAAGGAGAATGGGTCGCCCACAGGCACGGGAAGTTCCTGAACTTCTACGCAGAGAACACAGCGAGCGTAAAGAACTCGATGTCTGGAAAGAACTTCAGCGGCGTGGCGATTTACGAACAGCCCATGCAAGACTCGGCAGGGAACCTCATCGTCGAGGATCCCAAATACAACATGAAGCTCCTGACGTACCGCGAGATCACGGCTACGAAGTCGCGCACCTCCGGGAACTACTGGCTGTCAGCGATTCTGCCCGAGAACTCGCTGCTGATCAACGCAAAGGACGCGGGCAAACTCGGAATCTCGGACGGCGACTTGGTCAAAGTGACGTCTCCGTCCAACCCCGAGGGGTTCTGGGACCTGGCCAACGGACAAGTAGTGCCGTTGCACATCAAAGCGAAGGTCATGCAGGGAATGCGACCGGGTAACGTCTCCTTCGCGCTGGGGTTCGGCCACTGGGCGTACGGAGCGGCAGATATAGAGATCGACGGACAGACTGTGAAGGGCGACGCTCGGAGATCCCGCGGCTGCCACCTGAACGCAGCGAACCGCGTCGATCCGATCCTCAAGAACGTCTCTCTCACCGATCACATCGGCGCGAGCGTCGCGTTCTACGACTCGATGGTAAAAGTAGCGAGGGTTTAACTTCCCTTAACGAACAGAAGGTATCAAACCATGAAGATGAAACTACGGAAGATGATCGTGATCGCTGTCGGACTCGGCGCAGCATCTGCTGCACTCTCCCAGAGCGGATCTGACCCAGGCAAGATCTCTGGCACGGTGTTCGGAGACATCTACTACGTCGGAGGGCACCACGACAACTCGATAGAAGGAATGAACGGCTTCTGGTTCCGCAGGATCTACCTGACGTACGACCGAACGATCGATGAGAACCTTATGCTGCGGCTCAGATTCGAGGCGGCGAGTCCGGGAGACTTTAGCTCGAGCAGCAAGATGACGCCGTTCTTCAAAGACGCCTACCTGAAGTTCACCGAGAACGACATGACCTACTACCTCGGTCTCCACGTGACGCCGACTTGGTCGACGCTGGAGAACGCGTTCGGGTATCGGCCGATCGAGAAGACTCCGCTCGACCTGTTCAAGCTGGGGTCCTCGCGGGACCAGGGCGTATCAGTGCAAGGCAAACTGGGCAGCGCCACGAAGTACACGCTCATGATTGGCAACGGCAGCGGCACAGGCGGCGAGACGGACGCTGGCAAGACGATCTATCTCTCGCTGGATCACAAGGTGTCCGACAGCGTGTCGGTCATGGTGTACAGAGACTTCTGGGACAAGCCTGGGCACACGGACCGGGAAACGACACAGGTATTTCTTGCGTATAAGAAAGGCGGCTTTCGAGCCGGCCTGCTGTGGGCGGACCAGCGGAGGCAGGTAAGCGGCGGAGGAAACTTCACGGTAAGCCTCTGGTCCCTGTACGCAGACGTTAGAGTCTCGGACAGGTCGAAACTCTTCGTCCGCGTCGACAAGCTCAATGCGCCTGTGCCGGGCGCCGAGAATATCTCGTACCTGTCGCTTTCGCCGGACGCGATACCGACGCTCTACATAGTCGGTCTGGACATGGAGGTGAGAGAGAACGTCCGGTTCATTCCGAACATCGAGTTCGTGACGTACGACGGGTCAGGCGTCGCTGACAACGTGTTCGTCCGCATGACGTTTTCCGTCAAGTTCTAAGGACGCAGAACGCCGGAAGGGTGCTCGCCATCTTGCCTGCATTTGCGTGAAGGAGGCGGCGACCAAATGGCCAGGTTCACTTGAACCTCAAAGGGAATCTGGCGAAGAGAGAGGGAGTCCTCCACCCGATTGAAGGTGCGTCTTGGTAAAAACCGGGTAGTAACGGGGCACTAATCCTTAGTACAGGAGTAGTTCGTGTCGTGCAAAACATCGTGAAGGAACAGTCGGCATATGTATACGGTACGCACGACAACATGCACTTTTCCGATCCATCTAGGCCCGAGCCGCGCTTGGACAGGTATCCTAGCTGAGGAACGTGTTCGGGAGATGGCGGTGTTGAACCGCGACACGGAGAGGTGAAATCCAAATGAACGGGATTCTAGGTAAATCAGTCGTCAAGTCCATTGCGCTTCTTGTCGGCATGTGTGCAACGGTGTCGCCCGCGTGGGCGCACGTGACCCTGCAGGCTCCGAACGGGGGCGAAGTGCTGGGAGTGGGTTGCACAGTCGAGATCCGCTGGCGAATCGACATCCAGCACAACCAGTTGAATTGGGACCTCTGGTATTCCACAACCGGTTCCGGAGGCCCTTGGATTGCGATCGCTATGGATCTGCCGCCCGGAAGCTTCGCTGTCGGCAGTATTCACACCTACGATTGGACCGTGCCCGATGACGCCTCGAATCAAGTGAGGGTTCGGGTCCGCATGGATAACTCTGGTACGGACTATTACGACATCAGCAACGGCGATCTCTCGATCGTGCCGCCCACGCGTCCTGACAGCTTCTGGCTTTTCCGCGGGATTCTGACTGGCGGCGGGCTGAACGAACTGCTTGCGAGCGACGACAGCTGGATGACGGTTCGACCGGGGATCACGCTGGGGCAGACTGAGCCCTCAGTGCAGCTAATCGTCATCGGTACTGCTCCGACGGAAAACCCCACCGAGCTTCGGTTCAGAGTGGAGGCCCACGCCGACATCAACAACATCGGTCAATGGATCGAACTGTTTAACTACATCACGAATTCGTACGATCTTGTCGACTTCATGATCGCGACGACGGTAGATTCGATCGTCGAGGTCACCATCACAAACGATCCATGGCGGTACGTACAGGCGGGCACGAAGGAGATGACAGCCAAGGTCAGCTACCTGGAAGCCGGCATAATACTCTCATACCCGTGGCTGGTCAGCATCGATCAGACGGTGTGGATCATCTGCGACTAAAGTCAGATTGGCACGATCGAAGGTTCTCAAAATTCGTGACTCGTTTGCGATCAGGGTAGCGCCACGACCTCGTACGCCGACGATCTGCGGAGGCTGTTCTCCATACCGGTGGGAAGGGATTCCCGGTACTCGCTCGCGATGCAATTTGCCGGCTTGACCACGCACGACGATGAACTGGCAGCAACGCGTCATCTATCCCGTTCATTCGAAGCGAAGGACAGCCGTCGGCGATCTTGCCGCAACGACACGCTCGCAAAACGTGTTGTGGTAGCCTAGTATCGTGTTCAGTTGGCACAGACCGGCAAAAGCTCTGGTGGCCGCGCTCGCGCTCCTTGCGCTAGCGGCCCCAAGCGCGTTCGCCATGTTCTGTGCCTTGGATTCCAGCGTTGTTCATTCTCACTCCAAGGCAGGGCACGATCCCGAGAGCCACCACCACGGTAGCCACGATGGGTCGAACAGCTCCGAGAGTCACGATGGACATCACGGCGACCAGGACGAAGATTCCGCCAACTGCTGTCAACAGCTGTTCTGGTCCGGCACCGAACTAGTAGTCGCCGGGGCAGTCGCTTTCCGCTTACCGACTTCTACCGATCTTCCGGTTATCCTTCTAGCGGGCCCGGCTATCGAGGTCCGGCTTACCCCGACAACGGAGCCTGGAATCTTCAGTCAGGACTCTGGACCACCGTATCGGCGACCGCCGTGTTCGTTTTTTGGTCGCGCCCCTCCTGTGCACGTTGCGTAACCGCCTGCCCGCCATAACTGGCGAGCGGGGTTCGTCGTTGACGCAAGTCCCTTACTTTTAAGCACAGATAATCATAAATGTTGAACATCATCGCCTCTTTGGCGGTCGCGATCAGTCAGGCGCAGGCCGTCAAGCCTCCGCTCGCCGCCGGGGTTGTTTCCGACGAAGCGAGCCACGGCGTTGAGTCACAAGACTCGAATTATCAGCTCGCCTTCACGCTGGAGGACGCCATTGCGTTCGGAGTTGCTCACAGTCCTGTGCTTGCCGCAGCCCGAGCACGCGTCGCCGCAGGGCGTGGTCGTCTACTAAGCGCTCGCTCGCTCCTGCCGCTTGAATTCGATCCTGGTATATCGATCGGTGGCGAAGAAGCAGTCGCGGTCGTCACGCAAGTGTTTGAAATCAGTGGCCGCCGTTCAGCACGGACCGCCGTCGCTCAGCACGAGCTGAAGATCGACCAGAGACAGTACGATGCGGCCGAGCGGGATCTCGTGAGAGACATCAAGTCGGCTTACGCCGACCTTGTCCAGACCCAAAGCGGGGTACTAGTCGCAATCGACGTCGCCGATGTGATTGGACGGCTCCGCGACAGCGTTGAAAAGCAGGTCGAAGTCGGCGAAATTCCGGCCCAAGAGCTAGTCAAAGCTAACATCGAATTCTCGCGGGCAGAGCTAGAGACATTGCGGGCGCGGAGCGTGCGCGACAGGGCCAGTCAAGTCTTCAACGTAACCATCGGAAGGGCAGTGGAGCTTCCAACGACAGCTGCTGAACCGACGACTTTCGCTCGCCTCGTCGCCGAACTCGACGAACTGATAGCAGAAGCCCAGCGGTCGCGTCCGGAAATCGCAGCAGCCCAGTCAGCCGTAAGCGCTGCCAAGGCAAACGTCGGATTGGAGAGATCGGACTACCGGCCGGATCTTGAGCTGAGCCTGCTCCAGAACACCGACGTGAGGAGTCGAGACTTCTACAATCCACGATCGACCGGGCTCAGCTTGTCGCTTGTATTTCCGATCTTTGACACAGGGCGCATCCGAGGCAGAGTCCGCGAGGCAGAGTCCCATGTGAAGGAAATGGAGTACGTCTTGATCGACACACGATTCCGCGTGTCACTGGACGTGGCCGACGCTTTCACCCGCGTTCGAATGACCGAGACTCTCGTTTCCCGCTATGTGGACGCGATTCTGCCGAGTGCGCAAGATCTTCTTGCCAAAGCGGAGTTCGGCTACGCCCGCGGTGGATCGACCTTGCTCGAATTCTTGGAAGCACAGCGCACGTACAGATCGACGCAGCTCGAGTACTTGGTCGCGCTCGCAGACAACGCCAAGGCACGCGCCGACCTCGACCGAGCGGTCGGCCGGGGGCTCGCTCCGGCAACAACAAGTTTCAACCAAGACACGTCCGTGAACGGAGGTCATCAATGAAGAGAACCTTAGTTCTGAGGCTGCCACGGAGGGCAGCTAGACCAGTACCGTTCGCGGAGAAATCCAGGAGCCTATCATGATTAAAAAACTGAAAAAACTGCCGCTTTTGTCGGCAATACTCGCCTTTGCTGCCGTTTTCGCGGTCGTCGCATTCGTCGCCGGCTGCGGCCCGTCTGACTCCGACGAGTCCGGCGATGGCTCAAGTACCGTGGACGCGAGCGACGTCGGAACATCCGGCACAACCGCCGCGGACAACCATGACGATGACGACGAGGATCATCTCGATGACGAGGATGACGACGAACACCACGATGATGAGGATGATGACGGCCATGGCGAGGACGGAGAGTCCGACCTCTCCTCCGCATCCTTCGATGACGTGGTAGCCGTCTGGGCCGAGGTCATGACTTTGAAAACAGAGCTGGACGGCATAATTGCCTCCAAGGAGCTCTTAGACGTCCACAAGGCTGCGTTCGCGATCCGAGACCTCGTCAAAATGCTGCCGGACAAGTCGCACGATCTCTCTGGCGACGCAAAAGCCGACCTAGCCAAAGGCGTCGGATCGGTCGTCAGCCTCGCAGCTGAACTTGACGAAGCCGGAGACGACGAAAAGCAGGACGAGACTGAGGCGCTCAACAAGCGGCTTCAGACCGTCCTTGACGCGATCGCGGAGATCTATCCGGAGGGAGCGCTGAAGTAGGAGGCGGTGAGCAACATGGGCAAATGCATTCGTAAGGTACAGGCAAAGGGCGTTCTGCTCGGCGGGCTCGCGCTGCTCGCGCTGACGCCTTCGTATGCCTTTGCCCAGTCTGCGGGAGCGGAGATCGTCGTTCCTGACGTACAGATCGACATCAAGATTGTTGACACGAGCAAGTTCGACGCCTTGGCAGGAGGCGAAGTACCGCTCGTAGGGGCTGAGGTTCGTCTCGACATCAACAGGGACGGCGAGCTCTTTAGTGGCGGGCCGTTAGAGGAAGCAGAAGTTTCGGGAAGGTACTCCGTTGAGGTGTGGCTCGATGCGAACGGGCCGTACGAGTTTCACTGGTACATCACTCCCGAGGACTCGCCGGGGTTTGATTTCGTGACCCCCGTCATAGTCGCGGGCGTGCCGGAGAGCACTGCGTTTTTGTCGGGCTGGCGACTTTGGGCGGCAGGACTGGTCCTGTTGGCCGCTCTGGCCGCTGCGTTTGCATTCGGCAAGCTCAGCGCACGCGGTAAGCGCGGTATCGCCGCTGGAGCGGGGGCCGTGTTGATCGCGCTGTCCCTCTTGCCGAGTTCCACTAGTGCCCACGCGGGCCATGACGCGGCCGAGAGCGCCCCCGGAACCGTCTACGCCGACCTGAAAGTCGGGTTCGGGGACTTGGGAACGACCAGCATCGAAAAGATGGTCGGCGACTACCGCGTGAGGATCGAGATCAAGGTGCTCTTTCCGACGCCGTTCGATCCAAATCGCCTCACGCTGACCGAAGAGCAGGCCATGGTGCTGGGAATCAAGACCGAAAAGGTCGAGCGCAGCGATCTGAAGTCGGGGCTTGCCGTGACCGGCTCGATACATCCTAACCCGGCAAACGTCGTCACGATCACCAGTCGAGCGGCCGGCAAGCTTCGGTCTGTGCTTGCCAACGTCGGTGACCGAGTGGTGGCCGGCCAAGTTCTCGCACTGGTCGAGTCGTCGGAGATCGCGGACGCCCAGGGGGCTTACGCAGCTGCAACAGCGAACTTGACAGCCGTCGAGTCAGCGCACCGACAGGCAGTAGCCATGGTTGCGGTAGCGGAGCGCCAGTTGTCGCAACAGCAGGAGCTTGCCGCAGCAGGAGTGTTCTCCGAAGCGCCCGTGCAAACGGCGCTCGCACAAAAGGCAGAGGCCGATTCCGAACTAGCTTCTGCAAGAGCGGACCTCGCTTCGCACACTAAGGCGCTGGCTCGGTTGCAGGAGTTGTTCGACGAAGGGATCCGTTCCAAAGCGGAGCTTGAAGCGGCACAGCTTGAAGTCGAACTGGACAAGGCTCGACTAGCGCAAGCCCAATCGCGGGCGGATTTGGCCGATGTTTCATTGAAGCGCCAGCAGGAGCTCGCCAGGACGAACGTTCTGGACCGTAAGGAGCTGATCGCCGTCGAAACCGCGCTGGACATGGCGCGGCTCGACCTCGATCAAGCACAGGCGAACGTCGACAGCGCCCGCGTTGCCGCGACGATTGCGCGCTCTGGCCTTGGTGCCTTCGGCGTCGCCCCCGGTGAT is part of the Armatimonadota bacterium genome and harbors:
- a CDS encoding NAD(P)/FAD-dependent oxidoreductase, whose protein sequence is MSQSETGDHYVTYDAIIIGAGHNGLVCAAYLAKAGKKVIVLERRDIVGGAAVTEEIFPGYKCSRASYVNSLFRPKIIRDLELKSFGLEFIPRQPASFSPFPDGSHLMLGADMQENQKEIAKFSTKDAEAYPKYEAMLDRIVSFVEPTWDQPPPSAMSGKPGDVLSLAKMGMKAKKLGPGFLQDTADVFTLSAADFLDRWFESEALKSTLVTDGVIGAMAGPYSPGTAYVLLHHVMGETDGVRGVWAYVRGGMGGLSDSIAAACRSLGVEIKTGSPVARIITENGAAVGVVLDSGEDYRARCVVSTVDLHMTFVRLMSADQLPEDFLAAVKNIDYKSGTAKMNLALSELPDFIAAPGKTVGPQHKGTIHISPTVEYLERAFDDCKYGWYSQNPMLECTIQSAVDDSLTPDGKHVMSIFCQYAPYSLKDADWADEKENFANRIIDVMTEFAPNFRDSVEGYELLTPADIESIFGLRGGNIFQGSMSLNQLFFMRPVAGWSDHRTPIKNLFIAGSAAHPGGGVTGAPGHNASRVILKCI
- a CDS encoding 4Fe-4S dicluster domain-containing protein — encoded protein: MNVEVETSKRITDVQEEASAWDALLDKSQAGERLTPLKVLQGQPVGRRTALKRFASTVFGVLAAPLVLGEAEDDALATVSLDSMPALPDPTLGEDILIRMMRELRTALKKPVEERRWVMVIDLQKCIGCHSCTIACVVENKLPPGVVYRPVIEEEIGTYPNVGRRFLPRPCMQCDEPPCVPVCPVGATWKAVDGVVHIDYNKCIGCRYCITACPYGARTFDFGEHYTDDTPFIAEHEKMPSYEYGKNWTREDDKSPVGNVRKCHFCLHRVREGKLPMCVSSCIGRATYFGDANDEESLVAELISKPNVMRLKEELGTKPRVYYLT
- the nrfD gene encoding polysulfide reductase NrfD; translation: MSTITNTLSLQTKKAAIWPKIMWLVLFIIGSIAVVQRFTQGHLLTNYGSYVPWGLWVSAYMWLVGLSAGAFLFSSLHYVFGVERLERVSKFALLTALVTLICALVAILFDLGQMWRFYRIFTSPNFSSMMTWMVWLYTAYAILLVSELYLVLKKPNEKRKIRIIASVGLPLAVAFSGGAGALFSTVAARPTWHSPMMPILFLTGALVSGGGLLLLIVGLYGKIEAETRRKIAMYIAKLVAGFLIFDLLLEWAEFSIPMWYGVGHEFEALRMVLFGQFWWVFWVVHLLIGSLIPLYILLRSKSTKALAFAGSLIAVTFMAVRLNIVIPAFMTPELEGLQNSFTGDRLQFAYVPSLHEWQVLLFIVCAGFAMFYVGSRVLGNNAGDGQASDLIYEEK